Proteins encoded together in one Malaclemys terrapin pileata isolate rMalTer1 chromosome 16, rMalTer1.hap1, whole genome shotgun sequence window:
- the LOC128824914 gene encoding uncharacterized protein LOC128824914 isoform X2, with product MAPRRVVLVVAVCVAVFGVPVVPELVPSQLNSSSHPTTAAIATGHSLQDATTAQSAKMSLFHKVLNAAKDLVSPFWGDSSNTTVTPAASAPSGTTVADHLSARTPGHVQFLQGGHSIKSAKINFTLRILNEDFSVMAEPPTYTPGSPIRVEAKVESSAGVSPRIYVDECYGSHAEHLSHSRRIYVIVNNHGCLHGGKSGDVAVWCRPEDSALQFATPAFMLADEPEEKIYIHCLLTAWGQESLTSLGKKSCYYNSTSFSWQNLEDPSQNLKCSCCDSHCPADSAPPGELRERCRTLKKLLLVGVAFVGSCLVGALFVGGLLALALALFRSYQRSKGQRLLRKRKEYPYQTELQSVVNALVTAEEMQKAERESSIDYNLNTDASEKE from the exons TTGTCCCAGAGCTGGTTCCCTCCCAATTGAACAGCTCCTCGCACCCAACCACAGCAGCTATTGCCACAGGTCACAGTCTGCAAGATGCCACAACTGCACAGTCTGCAAAGATGAGCCTCTTCCATAAAGTCCTGAATG CTGCCAAAGATCTAGTGTCCCCCTTCTGGGGTGATTCCTCTAACACCACAGTGACACCTGCTGCTTCAGCCCCCTCTGGTACCACAGTGGCTGACCATCTCTCAGCTAGGACACCAGGTCATGTCCAGTTCCTGCAAGGTGGCCACTCCATAAAGTCTGCAAAGATAAACTTCACCCTAAGGATCCTGAATG aggACTTCAGTGTGATGGCAGAGCCCCCAACATACACCCCTGGCTCTCCCATCCGTGTTGAGGCCAAAGTGGAATCCAGTGCAGGTGTCTCTCCAAGAATCTATGTGGATGAGTGCtatgggagccatgcagagcacCTGAGCCATTCCAGGAGGATCTATGTGATTGTGAACAACCATGG GTGTCTCCATGGGGGGAAGTCTGGGGATGTTGCTGTCTGGTGTCGGCCTGAGGATTCTGCCTTGCAGTTTGCCACCCCAGCTTTCATGCTGGCTGATGAACCAGAGGAAAAG ATCTACATTCACTGCCTGCTGACTGCATGGGGCCAGGAGAGCCTCACAAGCCTAGGGAAGAAGTCCTGCTATTACAACAGTACCTCCTTCAG CTGGCAGAACCTAGAGGACCCTTCCCAAAACTTAAAGTGTAGCTGCTGTGACAGCCACTGCCCTGCTGACTCTGCTCCCCCAGGAGAACTAAGAG AACGATGCCGCACCCTGAAGAAGCTTCTGCTGGTGGGTGTTGCTTTTGTAGGCAGCTGTCTAGTGGGAGCCCTCTTTGTAGGAGGCCTCTTAGCTCTGGCTCTGGCCTTGTTCCGGTCATACCAGCGCAGCAAAGGGCAAAGGctgctgaggaagaggaaggagtaCCCCTACCAGACAGAGCTGCAGAGTGTGGTGAACGCCCTCGTGACTGCTGAAGAGATGCAGAAGGCTGAGAGAGAATCCAGCATAGACTACAACTTGAATACAGATGCATCAGAGAAGGAATAA
- the MTFP1 gene encoding mitochondrial fission process protein 1: MGPPAEPDLYRDTWVRYLGYANEVGESFRAIVPIWLVWASYGVATTYVTADAIDKGKKAAVAHERDVGKTTRVSVAVVDTFVWQALASVAIPGFTINRICAASLYFLGTMTHWPLPIRKWMTTAIGLSAIPVIIKPIDRSVDFLMDSSLRKLYAAEEKCPPS, translated from the exons ATGGGGCCCCCCGCGGAGCCCGACCTCTACCGCGACACGTGGGTGCGCTACCTGG GCTACGCCAATGAAGTTGGAGAGTCCTTCAGAGCCATTGTGCCCATCTGGCTGGTCTGGGCGAGCTATGGGGTGGCGACTACATACGTGACGGCTGACGCGATTGATAAGGGAAAGAAGGCAGCTGTT GCACATGAACGCGACGTGGGGAAGACGACGCGGGTGTCCGTGGCTGTGGTGGATACGTTTGTGTGGCAGGCGCTGGCCTCTGTGGCTATCCCCGGCTTTACCATTAACCGCATCTGTGCTGCCTCCCTCTACTTCCTGGGCACCATGACCCACTGGCCCCTCCCCATCCGGAAGTGGATGACCACAGCCATCGGCCTCTCAGCCATTCCCGTCATCATCAAGCCCATTGACAG GTCAGTGGATTTCCTGATGGATTCCAGCCTCCGCAAACTCTACGCGGCAGAAGAGAAATGTCCTCCTTCGTGA
- the LOC128824914 gene encoding uncharacterized protein LOC128824914 isoform X1 has product MAPRRVVLVVAVCVAVFGVPVVPELVPSQLNSSSHPTTAAIATGHSLQDATTAQSAKMSLFHKVLNAAKDLVSPFWGDSSNTTVTPAASAPSGTTVADHLSARTPGHVQFLQGGHSIKSAKINFTLRILNEDFSVMAEPPTYTPGSPIRVEAKVESSAGVSPRIYVDECYGSHAEHLSHSRRIYVIVNNHGCLHGGKSGDVAVWCRPEDSALQFATPAFMLADEPEEKIYIHCLLTAWGQESLTSLGKKSCYYNSTSFSWQNLEDPSQNLKCSCCDSHCPADSAPPGELREFVGEGMLHRKVAGPLMVHKEEAPWYEERCRTLKKLLLVGVAFVGSCLVGALFVGGLLALALALFRSYQRSKGQRLLRKRKEYPYQTELQSVVNALVTAEEMQKAERESSIDYNLNTDASEKE; this is encoded by the exons TTGTCCCAGAGCTGGTTCCCTCCCAATTGAACAGCTCCTCGCACCCAACCACAGCAGCTATTGCCACAGGTCACAGTCTGCAAGATGCCACAACTGCACAGTCTGCAAAGATGAGCCTCTTCCATAAAGTCCTGAATG CTGCCAAAGATCTAGTGTCCCCCTTCTGGGGTGATTCCTCTAACACCACAGTGACACCTGCTGCTTCAGCCCCCTCTGGTACCACAGTGGCTGACCATCTCTCAGCTAGGACACCAGGTCATGTCCAGTTCCTGCAAGGTGGCCACTCCATAAAGTCTGCAAAGATAAACTTCACCCTAAGGATCCTGAATG aggACTTCAGTGTGATGGCAGAGCCCCCAACATACACCCCTGGCTCTCCCATCCGTGTTGAGGCCAAAGTGGAATCCAGTGCAGGTGTCTCTCCAAGAATCTATGTGGATGAGTGCtatgggagccatgcagagcacCTGAGCCATTCCAGGAGGATCTATGTGATTGTGAACAACCATGG GTGTCTCCATGGGGGGAAGTCTGGGGATGTTGCTGTCTGGTGTCGGCCTGAGGATTCTGCCTTGCAGTTTGCCACCCCAGCTTTCATGCTGGCTGATGAACCAGAGGAAAAG ATCTACATTCACTGCCTGCTGACTGCATGGGGCCAGGAGAGCCTCACAAGCCTAGGGAAGAAGTCCTGCTATTACAACAGTACCTCCTTCAG CTGGCAGAACCTAGAGGACCCTTCCCAAAACTTAAAGTGTAGCTGCTGTGACAGCCACTGCCCTGCTGACTCTGCTCCCCCAGGAGAACTAAGAG AGTTTGTAGGTGAAGGGATGCTCCATAGAAAGGTAGCTGGCCCCTTGATGGTGCACAAGGAAGAGGCTCCATGGTATGAAG AACGATGCCGCACCCTGAAGAAGCTTCTGCTGGTGGGTGTTGCTTTTGTAGGCAGCTGTCTAGTGGGAGCCCTCTTTGTAGGAGGCCTCTTAGCTCTGGCTCTGGCCTTGTTCCGGTCATACCAGCGCAGCAAAGGGCAAAGGctgctgaggaagaggaaggagtaCCCCTACCAGACAGAGCTGCAGAGTGTGGTGAACGCCCTCGTGACTGCTGAAGAGATGCAGAAGGCTGAGAGAGAATCCAGCATAGACTACAACTTGAATACAGATGCATCAGAGAAGGAATAA